Part of the Lichenicola cladoniae genome is shown below.
GCGACCTCATTGTAGCGGTCGGGGGTGCGGGTCGATGGGCGGTGGAAGTCCGGACCGACCGCGCAGCCGCCGATGCAGAAGGCAAGTCCGATCGAGACGGCTCTGGAGACGGTACCGGCCGACGCGATGGCACGCGCCGATGCCCTGGGTATTGGTTCAGCCGACATGAAACCTCATCGCCAAGACCGCATCGTGACGATGCAGCCCTTCATTTCGTTACAGCAGCTTCCGTGCCAGCTTGGCCGGTTATGGTCGGGTGGCTTAACCCGTTCTGTTCGCTCGTAAATAACTGGATGTCGACGAACTAGCCGTACGGTCCGTGGCGTGGTTCGCCATGATGTGGGCTGTTCCACCAACGGCGATCATGCGGGCTTATCCGTTTCGGTATCGTAATCTAACAGGTCGCCCGGCTGGCATTGGAGGTGGCGGCAGATCGCCTCAAGGGTGGAGAAGCGCAGGCCTTTCACCTTGCCGGCCTTCAGCAGGGACAGGTTGGCCTCGGTGATGCCGATCGCCCTGGCCAGTTCGTTCGACCTGATCTTCCGGCGCGCCAGCATGACGTCGAGCCGCACGATGATCGGCATTACACGAAACCCTCGCGGTCGCGCTCGATCTCGTGGCCGAACAGCATGACGCGGGCGACGGTGAGCAGCACGAGGCCGGCAACCAGAGCATCGAGCTGGCGGATCTCCCAGGCGAACGCGTATGCCGAGATGTGCGCCAGATAGAGCGTCGCGTGCGTGACGACCGGCACGAGGGCGTAGGCAAGCAGCGCGAAGGCGATCAGCCGCACCTGCCGCGCGTTGGCCGCGCCGAACACACTGCCACCCGCATAGAGCCCGAACAGCAAGTGCAGGTTCCACAGGATGAACAGGCCGGGCAGCAGGCGGATCGACAGCATCAGGGTGATCAGCAGCGACTGCCCGACCGCGAAGTCCGAGATCGGCACGACCCCTGCCGTCCAGGGATCGGGCTCGTAGGGGAAGTTGAAGGCGAAGCCCGCCCCCGCCATCGCCGCCATAGAACCTATCCGCAGCAGGAATGCGCCGACCATGAGAACGGCCAGCAGCGCCAAGAGCGCGAACAGGGTCAGAAAGAACACCGACAGCAGGCGACTCTGGAAGCGCAGCCGGCGATCGGGCGCCGGTGCGGACGCCGTGTTCTGCAGGATCGGCATGACATCAGCTCCAGACTGGAGCCCTCATGTCACAAAGCGAATAATTATTGCAAGACGATAATTTAGCGTAGCCGGCGGGACGATGTTCCAGCAGCGTCGGCGGCATCGCGCATCGCGCCCAACAGGCGTGTGCGGGCAATGCCGACATAGCTGGCATCGAGGTCGATGCCGATACCCCGGGCGCCCTCGGCCTCCGCCGCCAGCAACGTGGTGCCGGTCCCCATGAACGGGTCGAGCACCACCGGCGACGGCAGGCCATGCAGGCGCATGCACATGCGCGGGAGCATGATCGGGAACGTGCCCGGGTGGTTGAATTTTTGGGCCCGCTTGTGGACCGTCTCGTAGGGGATGAACCAGCTATCGCCGCGGCAGCGCAGGTCCTGCGCATGCTGGCGACGCTTGATGTTGCTCTTGTCCTTGAACGGCACGCCGACCGCGAGCCGCTTGAGCGGCACCGCACCGTCCAGGGTCAGGTGGAAGATGTGCTCGTGGTTGCGGTGCAGGAACCGCTCGCTGCGGATCGGTTTGAAATGGCCCACCGAATTGTCGCCGATCGAGATCGACTTGACCCAGGTGATGTGGTTCTGCAGCCGGAACAGGCTGCGCAGCCTGACGATCAGCTCGAACGGCAGCCAGGGCATGGCGCTCGAACCGGTGATGTTGAGAAAGAACGAGCCGTCCGGCCGCATGACCCGCCTGATCGCGGTGGCGACCGAGACCATCCAGTCAAGATAATCCTCCTCGGCGCGGCGGTCGTCGTAGCTGCGGTAGGACAGGCCGATATTATAGGGCGGCGAGGTCACCACCACGTCGACCGATTCGGCGTCGAGCCGGTTCATGACCTTCACGCAGTCGCCGCGATACAGCAGGTGCCGGCCGACACTCTGGCGGCGCATGACGGGCGCCGGCGCGGCCACCCGGGCGGGCCGGACGGGGTGGGTCAGTGTCGACTCGAGGGCCGGCGCGTCGAGCTGCGTCATCCGAGCAGTATCGCCAGCCAGGCCATGGTCCGGCCACCCTCGCAGGGTTGCGAACGCGAGGTGCCTTGCACGTGCGGGATCGCCACCGGTTCAGCTGCTCGGCTGGCGCGGCAGCAGCAGGATGATCCGGCCGCCGGAATGCATGGCGCCCGCATCGCGGCCGGCGGCGGCGCCCCAGCCGAAGAACAGGTCGGCGCGCTGCGGACCGACGATGTCGGTGCCGAGATCCTGGGCCAGCACCAGCCGGTCGAGCGGAGCACCGGATGGCAGCGTGGTCTCGACGAACATCGGCAGGCCGAGCGGCAGGAAGCTGCGATCCACCGCCGCCGACCGCAGCGGCGTCAGTTCGAGACCGAGCGCACCGG
Proteins encoded:
- a CDS encoding helix-turn-helix domain-containing protein yields the protein MRLDVMLARRKIRSNELARAIGITEANLSLLKAGKVKGLRFSTLEAICRHLQCQPGDLLDYDTETDKPA
- a CDS encoding DNA-methyltransferase; the protein is MTQLDAPALESTLTHPVRPARVAAPAPVMRRQSVGRHLLYRGDCVKVMNRLDAESVDVVVTSPPYNIGLSYRSYDDRRAEEDYLDWMVSVATAIRRVMRPDGSFFLNITGSSAMPWLPFELIVRLRSLFRLQNHITWVKSISIGDNSVGHFKPIRSERFLHRNHEHIFHLTLDGAVPLKRLAVGVPFKDKSNIKRRQHAQDLRCRGDSWFIPYETVHKRAQKFNHPGTFPIMLPRMCMRLHGLPSPVVLDPFMGTGTTLLAAEAEGARGIGIDLDASYVGIARTRLLGAMRDAADAAGTSSRRLR